The sequence TCTGCCCCCTCTGCAGCTGAAGAGGCTGTCAGGAGAGTAGGGGGCATCCCggccggggagggagggaggctgcgATGGATGCCTAGACGCTACGAGAGACCAGTTCCCCCCAGGAAGATTCAAACATTGCTGATCCGCACACTCAGTGGGGTGCTTTCCCGCTCGGCTTTCTCCCGGAAGGATTCCTCCAGCTTCAGTTTCTCGGGGTCACTGAATCGCGCTGTTTCGTGGAGGCAGCACGGAGGGGCCACCTTGATCACTTGCTCAAACATGCTGAAGTCGGCCACATACTTCCCGCTGGCCGAGAGAGAAATGACCGGAGTAAACTCATAGCCCCACAGGATCTCCTCGGGGAGGTAAGAAGTACGGACCTGGCAGGTGGCACTGGTGGACTCGACGGTGCCACTGAGGATGACCACCAGCTCAAAGTCACCTTCTCCTGTGCGCAGGGTCAGGTCCCGGAAGGGGCTGCGTTCATTCACCACGTGGTAGAAGGTGAGGGGCAAGATGAGGAAGGGGCTGTCGGAAGATGTATCCACTTGGAAATCCACATTGACTTGGTTCAGCCGGACGTTCTCCCCTTCCTTGGTCAGGTAGGTCTGAAGGAGTTTCCCCGTGACCTGGCAGCCTATCAGGAGGCTCTTCCGCATGTTGGCCACCCGGATCATCAGGCAGGTCCTGCCGTCGTGCTGAGCCACCACAGCATTCTGGCTGAACTTGATGGTCTCCGCCCTCTTTTTGGGCCGAGCAATCTTGGCCAGGAAGGTGCCGGTGATGAAGATTTCCATGATGGTGGTGAGGACCAGCTGGCTGATGAGCAGGACGATGGCCAGCGGGCATTCCTCGCTGATGTAGCGGAAGCCGTAGCCGATAGTGGTCTGGGActccagagagaagagaaaggccCCGGTTAGTGTGTGGACCTGCATGACACATGGCGTGTGGTTGGCTGGAGGGTCGAACTCCAGCAGGTCCCCGTGCAGCAAGGCCACCAGGTACCAGACGACCCCGAAGAGGAACCAGGTGCCGGCAAAGGAGGCCGAGAAGAGGACCAGCTTGTAGCGCCACTGCATGTCGATGAAGGTTGTCCAGAGGTCCTTCAGGTACAGGAAGCGCTTATCCGCGATGTGTTCCATGCGCACATTACTTCGCCCGTCTTTGGTCATGACCCGCCTTTTCCGCAGCGCCGGGCCAATCAGAGGGTGGCTGTCGGTTTGGGTGGTCTGGCTGTAGTACACCTTGGTGGCCGAGGTCATCTGGGTAGAGGAGAGAGCAAGGGGAAAGAGGGCAGGTAAGGGGGCGCTCACAACAGAGGGACACGGGGGGGGGGCAATCACATCTGCATTCGGGATGAACCACAAAAGAGCAGTAAATCTACACAACATCTGTCCTGGGGTGGCAGGGGGAGCATGAAATGGCACTCCTGGCCAAcccttgatggacattgcctcgcagatgacccccaccctgtcaaagaccttggagtttttacatctaacgatttaagttccaaagcccactgcaactacatagctaagaaggctctaagagttgtcaacttaattttacgtagcttcttttcaaaaaacaccatgctactgaccagagcatataaaacatttgttaggccaattcttgattactgctctcctgtctggaacccttaccatatatctgacatcaacacagttgagcgtgtccaaaggtattttacgagaagaattctccattcctctgaaactaataaaataccttattccaccagacttgatatcttgggtctagaaaacttggaacttcgtcgccttcgactggatctgggtttagcatataaaatcatccgttgtaatgtccttcctgtcaatgacttttttagtttcaataacaatatcacaagagctacaaacagattcaaactcaatgtcaactgttccagtttagattgcagaaaacacgatttctgtaacagaattgtatatacttggaatgcattacctgactctgtggtttcttctcataaccccaaaggtttcactcaaaaactgtccacggttgacctcaccactttcctaagaggactctaaaggggcgtgcataagagcacaaacgtgcctaccgttcctgtcctactgtttctttccctatgtatatacacgtttttagtacctcatttctcctcatatatacgttcatatatttataaccttttatgtaacgcttgtatatattgttatgacaaataaataaataaataaaataaataaataaataaataaacccacccACCATTCTTCTACAATTCTACAGTCTTCTGACTTCCTTGAGGGGTTCTTGACCCCCTTTCTATCATCCCACAGCCCCCTGGCTCACAGTCACGTGGATTCCTAGCCCTTTCACTTTATTCTGCACACTGTTTGCGCTCCTGGGTTAATTGCTGTTTGTTAGCCTGTGTGTCGTCCGTTGGCTGCTGAAGGAAACAGGATGAGATCGATCCTGGACCAGATCCAGGCCTGCCTTAGGTTCCCTAGGCGGAGACGCTGGTGTGGACGAGCCCTGATTCAATCTCAGGATCAAATGGCCACATTAAAAGGAATCGGGCAGAGCTGAAAAGtagggaaaaggagagagagagagagaaagacaaaaagaaagaaagaaagaaagaaagaaagaaagaaagaaagaaagaaaggagggagggagggagggagggtgggtgggtggaaggaaggaaggaaggaaggagagggagcaaagaagggaggagggaaggaaggaaggagagggagcaaagaagggagggaggggggaaggaaggaaggagagggagcaaagaagggagggaaggaaggaaagaaggaaggaaggagagggagcaagggaggagggagggagcaaagaacggagggagagaaggaaggaagggagggagggagggagggagggaggaaggaaggaaggaaggaaagaaagattctTATAGGGAAGGTCTTTTTATCCGAAATGCAGTGGGGTGTTACTTCCCAGCTAGGGAGGTTACTTGGGTGCACGTTAAACCAGGACTAAGGAAGAGCTGGTGTCCAAGGgacctccctccctgcctttttttttttaatttctttttgtcacaacagtatatacaaacaattgtcatagataaaacaacgtatcttgaagaaatatatatatatatatgtgtgtgtgtgtgtatgtaaaaaaatatgcaataactatattaatttgatataatgaagagaacaataggacaggaatggtaggcacttttgtgctcttatgcacgccccttggagGCCTTGCTCTAAGGCCTCCTGCCTTGTGGTCAAGCAAGGCCGATGAACCCTCTTCCTTCTCTGCTGGCTGAGATGCCCAGGCTGcagccctcctccttccttccctgcatgTGAAGCCCAAtgaattgtgtgtgtgggggacatGACAAGGAGGCcaagtctctccctctccctccctcctccccccactctctctctctctctctctctctctctctctctctcgcgcgcacacacacacacacacacacagtatgatGCCCATTGAGTGATTGTCCATTCTTCaagctctcccctcccctccccttttaaaCCTGTTCCCAGCAAAGAGAAAACATCCTTCCGGTGTTTTGAAAGAGTCTTTGAGCAACCAGTGAATGAATTTCCATCCCAGGGACCCTCATCCCAGCTTTCCACGTTTCCACGTGAGGCAAGTGGCATGGACCCCAATGTGCCTCTGCCCTTCCTGCAGCCACGACCCAGAGACCCCCTGCCCCTTGGCCAGAGCGGGGGTGGGGGCTTCAGCAGCTATTTGGTGCCTTGTGCTGCCCCACTTCTGAAAGCGAAGATATAGCTGTCCGCTCAGCAGGGAAGCCCCCAAATGGAGGGTCAGCTGTTCCAAGAGGCCAGCTGGCCAGAGACGATGCCCGGGGCCAGAGACCTTCCCTCGCCCTTGGCACCCCAAGCCTGCCTTTGGGCCAAGGGGAACCTGCAGCAAGCCAGCTTCCTTTCATCGCTCCCCCTCTTGGCTTCCCTTGCCAGCCATGGCTGTCTCCTTCCCCGTCGAGTCTCCTTCCTCTGCTTGGTGGCACCCGCGGGTCCCTTCTCAAACTCtcaggcagaggagagaacagaaggagaaacaatcaagaaaattctggactgtgcagagatggataaattaacaaaagaaagaaaggaaaaggaagagacagaatattatcaaatatggaccAAATGGTACGAGTGGTTGGAGAACAGGAAaactgaatataaaaaaaaaagatggagaagaGACAATAACAAATGTgtcaaatattgtaaataaatgaaactagatgtaaagggacgataaagacaaagatagtaaaaaagaagggaaaaaggaagtgtATAAAGCAGAAAGCTGAAGGAAAGAAACCGtcagtaaaaagaaaacacagattatgtatttatgttatatatgtctgtgttgtgttgtgtcgttgtaataaaaccaataaaaactttaaaaaaacacactctTGGGCAGAGAGGGAGGCAGCCAGGTTTGTTAGAAGCAGATTCCCTTCAGGGTCTCCAGTGGGACAAAGGCGAAAGCCCCCATGGGCGCTTCAGTCACCCGTTGCTCAGGGAGCCCTGCTCGGTAGAGTCAGCTCTGCCATGTGGGAATGAAGCTGGTTCTGGGTTCAAGTGAAAAGGAGGGCTATTGTGGCAAAGCCTGGAAGTTTTGCCAGCCCAGAAAGACGTGTCACCCAGGTACACAACTATGTGCGTTGTGGGGATGTAGCCAAATTCTCTGCTTGACAGAAGGGCGCTTGGCAAACTGCAATTGTGGTTCCAGGATGAAGCCTGGCTTCAAGGAGGTTTCCTCATGCTAAACATTGCATAAGGCAAGACAATCCGCGGTGCATCTGGAGTCACAGCTTCAATCTGTGGACATGGCAGCTTCCGTGGTCTTCCTCTACCCCCCCCCCAGTGCCCCCCTCTCTTGAGTCCTAATCTCCCAGGCTTCCCAGAAGGACTCAGTGGGCATCTGAGCCTTTACAGAGGGTGCTATTTGCCAGATGCCATGAAGCAGCACCTGTTGAAATGCTGCCTTTCTTTGCTGCCCAAAATAAGCTCCTTCTCACTCTCTTCCCCTGCTGCCCATCTAGCCCCCAAATGGCCCAAAGCGGTCCCTCAAaagcagtgatggaattcaaatttttttactaccggttctgtgggtgtggtgtggtttgatgggcctggcttggtgggcatggcaagggaaggatactgcaaaatccccattccctccccacttctgggggaaggattttgcaaaatctccattcccaccccactctggggccacccagagatggtatttgctggttctccgaactcctcaaaatttccactaccggttctccagaacctgtcagaacctgctggattttacccctgctcaaAAGGCCCCAGAAGTGGCTGCTGTTAACATCTCGGCGGCATTAAACATTAACTCCGTGTGCCTCGACCTGCATTCATTATGCAGGGGACGAGGTTGGCACAGTATGTAAAAGTTTACAGCCTGTTTTACAAGAAGAACATAATATATAACTATTTTCCCTCTGGAAAACCTGGCCAGGACTTATCTCCCGGAGATTTTCTTTCTGCCTGGGATTCTGGCTGCCCCAGATCTGGGTTGCAAAATGAAGGGTGTCTTTGGAGCAGCCGGGATTGTCAGAGAGATGGATTGAGAAGGGGAACTAAGAGGCGGTGCCAGGCCTCCCTCCCTGCTGAACCAGGGAATGGTTCAGCTTCTGCAGAAATGGAGAGTTCCTTGGCCCCCTTCTTAACACTTCAGGcagtttcctccccaccccccaatctgGTTGCCTCTGGGGAACAGGAGGCCCATTGGCCACTCCTGCTGAAAGGGGCACTCAgaaatgccttagtaaggccacacttggaatattgcattcattcattcttaataatttggaataaaattaaaaaacaacactatACGAATATACCATCTTGGATGTCCCCCAATGAAACACTAAcacatccaaatttaatagatTGAACTAAAATAATTAGGTACAGGGATATATcaaatgaattgggaaaattaaaaacaaaacaagaattggaacaggatttgaatagggaAGTCGAATGGTGGACGTACTTCCAAATTAGATCAAAATATACAGAAGATACAAAgactaatcagatacaattggagcaaaatgaattggataaaataatatacgggaaggaccaaaaattaattagtaaaacatacaatttcctgttacggtataaaatggaagaggaaatagtgaaagatactATGATTAAATGGCAAGAAACTTTAATCATACAATAGAactagagaagtgggaaaagatgtggaaaacaaacatgaaattgacagtaccgacagcatacaaggaaaaccagatgaaaatgtttcacagatggcatcttccgccagctagaatagcaaagatgttccctagtaactCACCAAAGGGTTGGAAATGTAAGACTAactatggaacatattaccatctctggtggacctgtccggtggcaaaacaattctgggctaaaatcaaaaagtggttagaagaggtaatacaggaatcaataaagggagagccagaacaattattattagggatcccaacagaaaactatacaaacgatacacaatacttaatactacacatattaagaGCAGCATGTACAGCttatgcgcaaaattggaagaaggagaacccaccaacagaagatttaattaagaaaatcctaaaatgtgcagagatggataaactcacaaaagaaatcaaagaaaaagaggatacagaatattataaggtttggtgtagatggtatgaatggttggaaaataggaaagataagaaaattgaacaacagggtaaaatgtagatgaaataaaggaagttagataatataaaagtagaataagatagaataaaaatatgtataaatagtaagaaaggacctctttgaatagctgataagaaacagagATATGTAtaaaaatgttgtatgtttgtcttgtgttttaatgtgttcaaaataaaaaacttttttaaaaaaggaatattgcattcagttttggtcgccacgttttgttttttttttgtttacatttatatcccgcccttctctgaagactcagggcggcttacagtgtgtaaggcgttgtaaaaaaagatgtggagactctagaaagagtgcagagaagagcaacaaagatgattaggggactggaggctaaaatatatgaagaacaattgctggaactgggtatctctagtttaatgaaaagaaggactaagggagacaggatagcagtgttccaatatctcaggggttgccacaaagaagagggagtcaagctattctccaaagcacctgagggcaggacaagaagcaatgggtggaaactgttcaaggagagaagcaacctagaa comes from Ahaetulla prasina isolate Xishuangbanna chromosome 17, ASM2864084v1, whole genome shotgun sequence and encodes:
- the KCNJ10 gene encoding ATP-sensitive inward rectifier potassium channel 10 — encoded protein: MTSATKVYYSQTTQTDSHPLIGPALRKRRVMTKDGRSNVRMEHIADKRFLYLKDLWTTFIDMQWRYKLVLFSASFAGTWFLFGVVWYLVALLHGDLLEFDPPANHTPCVMQVHTLTGAFLFSLESQTTIGYGFRYISEECPLAIVLLISQLVLTTIMEIFITGTFLAKIARPKKRAETIKFSQNAVVAQHDGRTCLMIRVANMRKSLLIGCQVTGKLLQTYLTKEGENVRLNQVNVDFQVDTSSDSPFLILPLTFYHVVNERSPFRDLTLRTGEGDFELVVILSGTVESTSATCQVRTSYLPEEILWGYEFTPVISLSASGKYVADFSMFEQVIKVAPPCCLHETARFSDPEKLKLEESFREKAERESTPLSVRISNV